TACCCTATGGATCTTACAAGCATTCGTCGCTCTCGCCTTTCTCGGGGCTGGTTTTGCTAAACTATCTGGGCAAGCAACCATGGTAGAGACATTCAACCAAATCGGCGTGGGACAATGGTTTCGCTATCTAACTGGCAGCATTGAAGTGCTCGCGGCTATTATGTTGCTCATTCCCCGAGTGATACCAATCGGGGCGATTTTGCTGGTTTGCACGATGGCAGGAGCCGTT
The nucleotide sequence above comes from Coraliomargarita algicola. Encoded proteins:
- a CDS encoding DoxX family protein, whose translation is MTHIVKSESKAKNITLWILQAFVALAFLGAGFAKLSGQATMVETFNQIGVGQWFRYLTGSIEVLAAIMLLIPRVIPIGAILLVCTMAGAVLTHLLIIGGTPVPPIVLLILAAVIIWGRKQMLLSLIKKQR